The DNA sequence ACAACCTGTTCGTGTTCGTCATCATCATGACCAGGTTTGCGGTGCCGCGGGACTACCAGCAGCGCGTCCTCATGGTCGGCATCATCGTCGCGCTCGTGCTGCGCGCCGCGTTCATCCTCGCCGGAGCCGCGGTCATCGAGCGGTTCGTGTGGGTGTTCTACCTGTTCGGGGCCTTCCTCATCTACACCGCGATCAAGCTGCTGCGCGGAGACGACGACCCCGAGGAGTTCGAGGAGAACGCCGTCATCCGCGGCCTGCGGCGCGTGCTGCCGCTGCACACCGCCTACGACGACGGTCGGCTGCGCACCGTCGTCGACGGCAAGCGGCTGTTCACGCCCATGGTCGTGGTGTTCGTGGCCATCGGCTCGACCGACGTGCTGTTCGCGCTCGACTCGATCCCCGCGATCTTCGGCCTCACGCACGACCCGTTCATCGTGTTCTCGACCAACCTGTTCGCGCTCATGGGCCTGCGCCAGCTCTACTTCCTGCTGGGCGGGCTGCTTGAGCGCCTGGTGTACCTGCCGTACGCGCTCGCGACGATCCTCGGGTTCATCGGCCTCAAGCTCATCCTCGAGGCGCTGCACGCCAACCAGTTGTCGTTCATCAACGGGGGGCGGGGGGTGGCGTGGGCGCCCGAGATCCCGATCTGGCTCTCGCTGCTGGTGATCCTGGGGTCGCTCGCGATCGCGACGGTCGCGAGCCTGATGCGGACCCGCGCGCGCGAGTCGCTGGCGGATTGAGGCGGGTCAGACGCTCAGGGAGCGCAACCAGTCCCGCGCCTCGCGCGGCGAGCGCAGCCGCACCACGCGCGGATCGGCGCCCGAGAGGGCGGTGTACCGCTCCCGGTAGGCGTCGTGCTGGGTCCAGGCCCACCGCACGATGTTCTCCTCGGGGTCGCGGCGCACGAGGTTGGCGAGCCGCTCGCGGTTGCCGTGCCACAGCTCGCGTCGGGTCACGCCCCGCAGCACGGTCCGCCACAGCACGCGCGGCATGACCACACGCCGCGGGTAGTCGAGCCACAGCATCACCTCGACGTCGTCGAGGGCTCCGTTCAGCGCCGTGCTCCAGTTGCCGTCGACCACCCACCCGGCGGCGCCGGGGCCGGCGAGGAAGGCCGCCAGGCGACCGTGGGCCTCGCCCAGGTCGCGGTGCGTCCAGCCCGCGTCCCAGAAGACGGCGTCCAGCTCCAGATGCGGGACGTCCAGTCGCCGCGCGAGCGCGCGGGCGAGCGTCGTCTTGCCGGAGCCCGAGTTCCCGACGACGCGCACGCGTCGCGGGGTGGTCATCGCGCGAGCGAGCCGATCACGGGAACCCACTCGCGCACGGTGCGCTGCGCGACCAGGCCCTCGCGGCGGAAGGGGTCGTCGTCGAGCAGCGCACGGGCTGAGGTGGGGTCGGGCGCGTCGAGGAGGATGAGCGCGCCCGCGGGGGCGGCGTCGTCGGCGGGCAGCGGTCCGGAGACGATCACCCTTCCCGCCTCGTGCAGCGCGCCGAGGAACGCGCGGTGCGCGGGCCGCGACGCGTCGAGGCGCTCGGGGTCGTGGGCGTACTCGTAGGTGACGGCGAAGACGGCCATGGCGGCCATCCAAGCAGACGCGGGCTCCCGGCGGCAGATCACACCATGGGCGCGGCGGGCGCGGCGGGCGCGGCGGCGTCCAGGTGCGACGTCGCCCACGCCAGCGCGTCGTCGGCGATCTCCTGCCAGCCGTCCTGCGAGACCAGCCGGTGGGTGCGGCCCGGGTACTCGCGGTACTCGACGACGGCGGGGGACCCGGACTTGGCGTAGCGCTTGACGATCGCCCTGCCGATGGCCGGTGGGACGACGTGGTCGCGGTCGCCTGTGATGACCAGGAGTGGAGCGCGCCCGACGCGCCCGAAGTCGACGCGCGAGGGGCCTCGGCCGGTCACGGCGCCGGCGACGCCCTCGAAGAAGACGCGGTTGACGCTGGGCACCGCCTGCTCGGCCCACAGGAGGTCGCTCGCGGCGCGGGGCAGGTCGTTGCCGAACGTGAAGTGGAAGTGCCGCTTGCTCAGCGGCTTGGCGCCGCCTCGGGCGAACGGGTTGCTCAGGATGGGGGCGCCGGTCCACGCCGTCGACGGGGGGAGAGTCGGGATGCCCGCGGGCTGCCCGGGCGCCACTGCGACGTACGCGGCGCCGAGGCCGCGGTCGGCGAGCAGTTGCGTGATGAGGCCGCCGAACGAGTGCCCCATGATGATCGGCGTGACTGGAAGCGCGCGGATCACGCGCTCGTAGTGGTCGACGATCTGTGTGAGGCCGACGCCGCGCAGCGCCGACGGATCGCGGCGGACGTCCGCGGGGGAGCGGTCGTCGATGCCGGGCCAGCCCGGGACGATGACCTCGTGGCCGGCGGCGCGGAACCGCTCGGCCCAGGTGTCCCAGCTCGTGGGGGTCATCCAGAGCCCGTGGATGAGGACGACCGGGGGCTTGCTCGACGCGGTGGCCGCAGAGTCGGCCGGGGTGGTGGCGTTCATGGTCTCGGTCCTTGCGGTGAGGGGAGCCGGGGGAGGCCCCGTCCGGCTGGTGAGACGAGCGGTGACGCGCCCCTGCGCACCGAGGGCGTCCACGCGGGCGGCGTCGATCAGACGCCGAGGGCCAGGTCACGCGCGACGCGCCACCGTCACTTCCCTGGCAAAGAGGACCTGGTCGAAGCGTACGTCGGCGCCGAGGTCGCCGCGATCCGCGCGAGCGACGGCGCAGCGACGGGCAGGTGATCGCCCAAGGAGCCGGGGTCTGGGCCAGGCCGCTGGCTAGGGTGGGCGCATGACGTCCGACGACGGTCCCGCGGCGCCCGTCGTGAGCGTGCGCGAGGCGACTCGCGCGCACGGCGCCGTCGAGGCGCTGGGCGCCACCTCGGCCGAGGTCGGTCCCGGAGAGGCGCTCGTGGTCGCCGGCCGCAACGGGTCGGGCAAGACGACGCTGCTGCGCCTGGTCGCGGGCGCCGACCTGCCGACGTCGGGCGCCGTGGACGTGCTGGGGATGCCTGCCTTCGAGGCGCGACGACGCCGCCGCGAGGACCTCGCGGTGCTGCTCGACGGGCTGCCCGCCTACCCCGACCTCACCGTGGCCGAGCACCTCGCCCTCATCGCCGCGGCCTGGGGCCCGCGCCATCGGCTGGGCGCGCGCCCGGCCCCGGGCGTCGATGACACGCTCGCCGCGGCGGGGCTGACGCGCGTGCGCGACCAGTACCCGGGCGAGCTGTCGTCGGGCGAGTCGCAGATGTTCGCGCTCGCATGCACCCTCTACCGGCCGGCCGCGGTGGTGGTGCTCGACGAGCCAGAGCAACGGCTCGACGCCGACTGGCGCGAGCGCGCCCGCGCGATGCTCCGCGCCGCCCTCGACGCCGGGCGCACGCTCGTGGTCGCCACCCACGACCTGGCGTTCCGCGCCGACCTGACGGGCGAGCGACCCGGTGGCGGGCGGCGGGGTCGAGAGGTCGAGCTCGCGGCGCCCACACGATGACGGCCGCGGGCTCGCGCGACCCCGCGGGCGCGGCGGCCTACCGCGCCTGGCGGCGGCCGCTGCTGCGCGAGCGCTCGCGCAGCGGCGCCGAGGCCGCGTACGTCCTCTACGTCACGGCGTTCGTCGCCGCGGTCTACGGCTCGATGCTCTGGTCGTTCCTGGCGTCGCTGGGACTGGGGTCGACCTCGCTCACGTGGCCGCTCGGGCGCGTCGCGCCGATCGCGTGCGGTCTCGCCGCCGTGGGCGGTGTGGCGCTGGCGCGTGTGGGCCTGCCGCTGTCGGTCACGGCGCGTGAGGCGGTGTTCGCCCTCGGCGGGCAGTTCCGGCCCGACGCCGTGCTGCGCGGACGCGGCGCCCTCGCGCTGGTCGCGGCCGCCGTGGTCGGGGCGTTCGTCGGCGCGGCGGCGTCGGTGGGCGGGCGGGCCAGTGGCGTCCAGGGGATCCGAGGTGTCCTGGTGTGGGCCGCGCTCGGCGCCGCGGCGGGTGAGGTCGCCGTCGCGCTCGGCGCGGTCGCCCAGGCGCGGCGATGGCGTCGCTCGGCCGACGCCGCCGCCCTTGCCCTGCTCGCGCTGGGCGTGGCGGCCGCGCCGGGGGAGCGCGCCGAGCCGGCGATCGCCTGCGTGGACCTCGCCACCGGGCAGTACGTCGCCTGCCCCGTGCCATGGACCGAGTGGGCCGGCGCGCTGGCGGTCGCCGGGCTCGCCGTGGTCGGCGCGTGGTGGCTCGTGCTGCGCGCCGTGCCGCGCGAGCTCGACGTCGACGAGGTCGCCGCACGCGGCGCCCGGGCCGGCCGGGCGGCCGCGGGGTTGGCCCTCGGCGACCTGCTCGCCGTCTCGCGCCTGATCCCCGCCCGGTTCGCGGGCTCGCGCCGCCCGTTCGAGGGCGGAGGGGCCCGCTCGCTGCTGCGCCGCACGCCGGTGCTCGCACGCGACCTGGTCGGCCTGCGCCGCAGACCCGCGACCACGGCCGCGGCGACGGTCGCGGGCGTAGGGGGAGCCTGGCTGCTGGCCGCCTCGACGTCGACCGGCGCGCTGGTGGCCGGAGCCCTCGCGCTGTACGCCGCGAGCGGTGGGTGGGCGCGCGGCCTGGTCGCGTTCCTGCGCCAACCTGCCCCAGGCGGCCTCCTGCCCGGCCGGGGACGCCGTGTGCTCCTGGCCCACCTCGACGTCCCGGCCCTGGCGGCCGGGCTCGCGCTCCTGATCGGCTGGGCGGGCGCGGCGCTCACCGTCGGGACGCGCGGGGCGGCGGGCGACGCGGTCGCGCTCGGCGCGGTCGCGCTCGCCGCGCGCGCCTGGGTCGCGAGCACGCCGACGGTCCCCGCGGCGCTCTACGCCCCGGTCATCACCCCGCTGGGCGACCTGTCGCCGCTCAACGTCATCGCCTTCGCGGTGCGTGGGTGGCTCGTCGTCGCCGCGGCGGCCTGGGCGCTCGGCGGTGTCAGCGGCGCGGTCGGCGGCCCGGCGCTCGCCGCGCTCGTCGCCGCGGGGCTGGGCGCGCTCGCGGCGCAGCGGGCCGAGCGCGCGTAGCGGCGATCGACGTCGAACGTGTGTGCGATTGTCGGTGGGCGGACCTAAGATGCCACAGTGAGCAACCGCCTCGTCATCTCCGGCGCCCGCGAGCACAACCTCAAGAACGTCGAGCTCGACCTGCCGCGCGACCGCCTCATCGTGTTCACGGGCCTGTCCGGGTCCGGGAAGTCGTCGCTGGCGTTCGACACGATCTTCGCCGAGGGTCAGCGCCGTTACGTCGAGTCGCTGTCCGCCTACGCCCGTCAGTTCTTGGGCCAGATGGACAAGCCGGACGTCGACTTCATCGAGGGCCTGAGCCCCGCGGTCTCGATCGACCAGAAGTCGACCAACCGCAACCCGCGCTCGACGGTCGGCACGATCACCGAGGTCTACGACTACCTGCGTCTGCTGTACGCGCGCGCCGGCACGCAGCACTGCCCGGTGTGCGACGAGCGGGTGCAGAGCCAGACGCCGCAGCAGATCGTCGACAAGCTGCTGGAGCTGCCCGAGGGCACGCGCTACCAGGTCCTGGCGCCCGTGGTGCGCGGGCGCAAGGGCGAGTACGCCGACCTCTTCCGCGACCTGCAGGGCCAAGGCTTCGCGCGCGCCCGCGTCGACGGCGAGGTCGTGCAGCTCGCCAATCCGCCGCAGCTGGAGAAGAAGCTCAAGCACGACATCGAGGTGGTCGTCGACCGCCTCGTCTCGCGCGACGGCGTCCAGCGGCGCCTGACCGACTCGGTCGAGACCGCGCTGCGCCTGGCGGGCGGACTCATGATGGTCGAGCTCGTCGACGCCGACATCGACGACCTCGGCCGCATCCTCAAGTACTCCGAGAAGCGCGCATGCCCCAACGACCACCCGCTCGCGCTCGACGAGGTCGAGCCGCGCACCTTCTCCTTCAACGCGCCCTACGGCGCCTGCCCCGAGTGCACGGGCATCGGGTTCCGGCTGGAGGTCGACCCCGACCTCATCGTCCCCGACACCGACAAGACGCTGCGCGAGGGCGCCATCGCGCCCTGGACGCAGACGTCGTCGGAGTACTTCGAGCGCGTGCTCACGGCGCTCGCGGACGAGATGAGGTTCTCGATGGACGTGCCGTGGCGCGCGCTGCCCGAGCGCGCTCGCGAGGCCGTCCTGTACGGACGCAACCACCAGGTGCACGTGCGCTACAAGAATCGGTGGGGGCGCGAGCGCCAGTACTCGACAGGCTTTGAGGGCGCGGTGACCTTCATCGAGCGCCGGCACCACGAGACGGAGTCGGACTGGTCGAAGGAGAAGTACGAGGCCTACATGCGCGAGGTCGCGTGCCCGGTGTGCCAGGGCGCGCGCCTCAAGCCCGAGGTGCTGGCGGTCAAGGTGGGTGGCCGGTCCATCTGGGATGTGTGCCGCATGTCGATCGACGACGCCGCGCAGTTCCTCGGCGCGCTCGAACTCGGCGTGCGCGAGCGGCAGATCGCGGCCGAGGTGCTCAAGGAGATCAACGCGCGCCTGGGGTTCCTGCTCGATGTCGGGCTCGACTACCTCTCGCTCGAACGCCCCGCCGGGACGCTCAGCGGCGGAGAGGCGCAGCGCATCCGCCTGGCCACCCAGATCGGCTCGGGTCTGGTCGGCGTGCTCTATGTGCTCGACGAGCCGAGCATCGGCCTGCACCAGCGCGACAACCGCCGCCTCATCGAGACGTTGACCCGCCTGCGCGACCTGGGCAACACGCTCATCGTCGTCGAGCACGACGAGGACACCATCCGCACGGCCGACTGGATCGTGGACGTCGGCCCCGGCGCGGGTGAGCACGGCGGCCGGATCGTGCACTCGGGCGACTATGCGGGGCTGCTCGAGGCGCCCGAGTCGATGACGGGCGCCTACCTGGCGGGCCGGCGGCAGATCCCCCTGCCCGAGCTGCGTCGACCCATCGACCCGCAGCGGCAGGTGCGCGTCGTCGGCGCGCGCGAGAACAACCTGCGGGGCATCGACGTCGACTTCCCGCTCGGTGTGCTCACCGCCGTGACGGGCGTCAGTGGCTCGGGCAAGTCCACCCTGGTCAACTCGATCCTGTACACCGTCATGGCCAACCAGCTCAACGGCGCCCGCC is a window from the Xylanimonas ulmi genome containing:
- a CDS encoding YciI family protein, with the protein product MAVFAVTYEYAHDPERLDASRPAHRAFLGALHEAGRVIVSGPLPADDAAPAGALILLDAPDPTSARALLDDDPFRREGLVAQRTVREWVPVIGSLAR
- a CDS encoding alpha/beta hydrolase, producing MNATTPADSAATASSKPPVVLIHGLWMTPTSWDTWAERFRAAGHEVIVPGWPGIDDRSPADVRRDPSALRGVGLTQIVDHYERVIRALPVTPIIMGHSFGGLITQLLADRGLGAAYVAVAPGQPAGIPTLPPSTAWTGAPILSNPFARGGAKPLSKRHFHFTFGNDLPRAASDLLWAEQAVPSVNRVFFEGVAGAVTGRGPSRVDFGRVGRAPLLVITGDRDHVVPPAIGRAIVKRYAKSGSPAVVEYREYPGRTHRLVSQDGWQEIADDALAWATSHLDAAAPAAPAAPMV
- a CDS encoding ABC transporter ATP-binding protein, which codes for MTSDDGPAAPVVSVREATRAHGAVEALGATSAEVGPGEALVVAGRNGSGKTTLLRLVAGADLPTSGAVDVLGMPAFEARRRRREDLAVLLDGLPAYPDLTVAEHLALIAAAWGPRHRLGARPAPGVDDTLAAAGLTRVRDQYPGELSSGESQMFALACTLYRPAAVVVLDEPEQRLDADWRERARAMLRAALDAGRTLVVATHDLAFRADLTGERPGGGRRGREVELAAPTR
- a CDS encoding toxin, coding for MTTPRRVRVVGNSGSGKTTLARALARRLDVPHLELDAVFWDAGWTHRDLGEAHGRLAAFLAGPGAAGWVVDGNWSTALNGALDDVEVMLWLDYPRRVVMPRVLWRTVLRGVTRRELWHGNRERLANLVRRDPEENIVRWAWTQHDAYRERYTALSGADPRVVRLRSPREARDWLRSLSV
- a CDS encoding TerC family protein is translated as MVHELPTWFEVAALTAMGVLLVADLLVVARRPHVPSMRESALWVAFYVALAVVFGGVLWAVGGQAPAGEFVAGWLTEYSLSVDNLFVFVIIMTRFAVPRDYQQRVLMVGIIVALVLRAAFILAGAAVIERFVWVFYLFGAFLIYTAIKLLRGDDDPEEFEENAVIRGLRRVLPLHTAYDDGRLRTVVDGKRLFTPMVVVFVAIGSTDVLFALDSIPAIFGLTHDPFIVFSTNLFALMGLRQLYFLLGGLLERLVYLPYALATILGFIGLKLILEALHANQLSFINGGRGVAWAPEIPIWLSLLVILGSLAIATVASLMRTRARESLAD
- the uvrA gene encoding excinuclease ABC subunit UvrA — protein: MSNRLVISGAREHNLKNVELDLPRDRLIVFTGLSGSGKSSLAFDTIFAEGQRRYVESLSAYARQFLGQMDKPDVDFIEGLSPAVSIDQKSTNRNPRSTVGTITEVYDYLRLLYARAGTQHCPVCDERVQSQTPQQIVDKLLELPEGTRYQVLAPVVRGRKGEYADLFRDLQGQGFARARVDGEVVQLANPPQLEKKLKHDIEVVVDRLVSRDGVQRRLTDSVETALRLAGGLMMVELVDADIDDLGRILKYSEKRACPNDHPLALDEVEPRTFSFNAPYGACPECTGIGFRLEVDPDLIVPDTDKTLREGAIAPWTQTSSEYFERVLTALADEMRFSMDVPWRALPERAREAVLYGRNHQVHVRYKNRWGRERQYSTGFEGAVTFIERRHHETESDWSKEKYEAYMREVACPVCQGARLKPEVLAVKVGGRSIWDVCRMSIDDAAQFLGALELGVRERQIAAEVLKEINARLGFLLDVGLDYLSLERPAGTLSGGEAQRIRLATQIGSGLVGVLYVLDEPSIGLHQRDNRRLIETLTRLRDLGNTLIVVEHDEDTIRTADWIVDVGPGAGEHGGRIVHSGDYAGLLEAPESMTGAYLAGRRQIPLPELRRPIDPQRQVRVVGARENNLRGIDVDFPLGVLTAVTGVSGSGKSTLVNSILYTVMANQLNGARQVAGRHTRVTGLEHLDKVVHVDQGPIGRTPRSNPATYTGVWDHVRRLFAETEEAKVRGYGPGRFSFNVKGGRCEACSGDGTLKIEMNFLPDVYVPCEVCHGARYNRETLEVHFKGKTVADVLAMPIEEAAEFFAAVPAIARHMRTLVDVGLGYVRLGQPAPTLSGGEAQRVKLASELQRRSTGRTVYVLDEPTTGLHFEDIRKLLGVLQSLVEKGNSVIVIEHNLDVIKSADWVIDMGPEGGSGGGTVVAQGTPEQVAGVEASHTGRFLADVLAAHPPVTQPPVTRPKRTRKKVAAA